A single genomic interval of Pseudorasbora parva isolate DD20220531a chromosome 21, ASM2467924v1, whole genome shotgun sequence harbors:
- the ppm1bb gene encoding protein phosphatase 1bb isoform X2, protein MGAFLDKPKTEKHNAHGSGNGLRFGLSSMQGWRVEMEDAHTAVVGLPHGLDDWSFFAVYDGHAGSRVANYCSKHLLEHIITSSEDFRSGPDSVEGVKSGIRSGFLKIDEYMRNFSDLRNGMDRSGSTAVGVLMSPEHLYFINCGDSRAVLSRAGQVRFSTQDHKPCNPREKERIQNAGGSVMIQRVNGSLAVSRALGDYDYKCVDGKGPTEQLVSPEPEVFEIPRVSDEDEFVVLACDGIWDVMSNEELCDFVRSRLEVLDDLEKVCNSVVDTCLHKGSRDNMSVVLVCFPNAPKVSEEAVKREAELDKFLEARVEEIMEKSGEEGIPDLSHIMHNLRPESIPNLPPGGGLASKRSVIEAVYNRLNPHREEDGSGADLDDPW, encoded by the exons ATGGGGGCCTTCTTGGACAAACCGAAGACAGAGAAACACAATGCTCATGGGTCGGGCAACGGTCTGCGCTTTGGCCTGAGCAGCATGCAGGGCTGGCGAGTAGAGATGGAGGATGCACACACGGCCGTAGTGGGTCTGCCGCACGGCTTGGACGACTGGTCCTTCTTTGCGGTGTATGATGGCCATGCTGGCTCCCGTGTGGCCAACTATTGCTCCAAACACCTGCTGGAGCACATCATAACCAGCAGCGAGGACTTCCGTTCGGGCCCCGACTCCGTGGAAGGTGTTAAGAGTGGCATTCGTTCTGGCTTCCTGAAGATCGACGAGTACATGCGCAACTTCTCGGATCTGCGCAACGGCATGGACCGTAGTGGCTCCACGGCGGTCGGTGTGCTGATGTCCCCCGAGCACCTCTATTTCATCAACTGCGGAGACTCCCGTGCCGTGCTAAGCCGTGCCGGACAGGTCCGGTTCTCCACGCAAGACCACAAGCCGTGCAACCCACGTGAAAAAGAGCGCATTCAGAACGCAGGAGGTTCTGTGATGATCCAACGGGTGAATGGTTCTCTGGCTGTGTCCCGCGCACTGGGGGACTATGACTACAAGTGTGTGGATGGAAAAGGCCCCACAGAGCAGCTGGTATCTCCGGAACCGGAGGTGTTTGAAATCCCACGCGTTTCAGACGAGGATGAATTTGTGGTGCTCGCCTGCGATGGCATCTGGGACGTGATGAGCAATGAGGAGCTGTGTGATTTTGTGCGCTCTCGGCTGGAGGTGTTGGATGATTTGGAGAAGGTTTGCAACTCTGTGGTGGACACCTGTTTACATAAG GGAAGCCGTGACAACATGAGTGTTGTTCTAGTATGTTTCCCCAATGCACCGAAGGTATCAGAGGAGGCTGTTAAGAGAGAGGCAGAGTTGGACAAGTTCCTGGAGGCTCGTGTTGAAG AAATCATGGAGAAGTCAGGGGAGGAAGGCATCCCAGATCTAAGCCACATCATGCACAACCTCCGCCCTGAGAGCATCCCCAACCTGCCACCGGGAGGTGGTCTCGCTAGCAA